From the genome of Patagioenas fasciata isolate bPatFas1 chromosome 17, bPatFas1.hap1, whole genome shotgun sequence, one region includes:
- the LOC136109271 gene encoding carbonic anhydrase 15-like, whose protein sequence is MGTQGLGITFLTLPLVVRAAAGGQWCYDSQDPKCGPSHWKELKASCGGDKQSPVNIDRRQLQRDGGLGDILFEGYDQAPPGKWRLANDGHTVMLSLESESIPEHITISSGGLPGRYRALQLHFHWGSPAGNGSEHTLDGHQLPMELHIVHINVKYRTLAEAKGHPNGLAVLGFFFQASESPNTNYNTIVAGLRNISRAGDSVDLASTFRLSTLLPPAHHLSRYYRYQGSLTTPDCSEVVVWTLFEELVEISQEQLRAFVSTLHFPPAGSTLLKMTNNFRPPQPLHGRKVFASRAATASSGSPCGGHHQLLFPLLLLALLAPLSPTP, encoded by the exons ATGGGGACGCAGGGGCTGGGGATAACTTTCCTGACTTTGCCTCTCGTCGTGCGAGCAGCCGCGGGAG GGCAATGGTGCTATGACTCGCAGGACCCCAAATGTG GCCCCAGCCACTGGAAGGAGCTGAAAGCCTCATGTGGCGGTGACAAGCAGTCCCCTGTGAACATTGACAGGCGCCAGCTGCAGCGGGACGGCGGCCTTGGGGACATTCTCTTCGAGGGCTACGACCAGGCCCCCCCGGGCAAGTGGAGGCTGGCAAACGACGGGCACACGG TGATGCTGAGCCTGGAGAGCGAGTCGATCCCTGAGCACATCACCATCAGCAGTGGGGGCCTCCCCGGCAGGTACCGGGCACTGCAGCTCCACTTCCACTGGGGCAGCCCAGCCGGGAACGGCTCTGAGCACACCCTGGATGGACACCAGCTCCCCATGGAG CTGCACATTGTCCACATCAATGTCAAGTACCGGACGCTGGCAGAGGCCAAGGGGCATCCCAACGGGCTGGCTGTCCTCGGCTTCTTTTTCCAG GCCTCTGAATCCCCAAACACCAACTACAACACCATCGTGGCAGGGCTGAGGAACATCTCCCGTGCTG GTGACTCCGTGGATTTGGCCTCCACCTTCCGCCTGAGCACCCTGCTGCCGCCTGCCCACCATCTCTCCAGGTACTACCGCTACCAGGGCTCCCTCACCACCCCTGACTGCAGCGAGGTCGTTGTCTGGACCCTCTTCGAGGAGCTGGTGGAGATCAGTCAGGAGCAG CTGCGGGCGTTCGTCAGCACCCTCCACTTCCCACCCGCCGGCTCTACGCTCCTAAAAATGACCAACAACTTCCGCCCGCCGCAGCCCCTCCATGGCCGGAAGGTCTTTGCCTCCAGGGCAGCCACGGCCAGCAGTGGGTCCCCGTGTGGGGGCCACCACCAGCTCCTCTttcccctgctcctgctggccctgCTCGCCCCTTTGTCACCAACACCGTAG
- the LOC136109088 gene encoding immunoglobulin lambda-1 light chain-like isoform X2 gives MAWLPLLLAVLAHGSGSLVQAALTQPASVSTTLGGTVQITCSGSSYNYGWYQQKVPGTGPVTVIYGSTGRPSGIPSRFSGTRSGSTGTLTITGVQAEDEAVYYCGNYESSSNPGVFGAGTQLTISDLPKSAPEVSLFPPSTELLEQNKATLVCLIENFYPRDVTVEWVADDNPVTDGVSTSQSQWQSNTKYMASSYLTLTPSQWRSKETFTCKVTHVTGTVQKTVKRSECSS, from the exons ATGGCCTGGCTCCCTCTCCTCCTCGCGGTGCTCGCCCACGGCTCAG gTTCCCTGGTCCAGGCAGCGCTGACTCAGCCGGCCTCGGTGTCCACGACCCTGGGAGGAACCGTCCAGATCACCTGCTCTGGGAGCAGCTACAACTATGGCTGGTATCAACAGAAGGTCCCTGGcactggccctgtcactgtgatcTATGGTAGCACTGGCAGACCCTCGGGCATCCCTTCGCGATTCTCCGGAACCCGATCTGGCTCAACGGGCACGTTAACCATCACTGGGGTCCAAGCCGAGGACGAGGCTGTCTATTACTGTGGGAACTACGAAAGCAGCAGCAATCCTG GTGTATTCGGCGCAGGGACCCAGCTGACGATTTCAG ATTTGCCCAAGTCGGCCCCTGAAGTCTCCTTGTTCCCACCATccactgagctgctggagcagaacaaagCCACCTTGGTGTGTCTGATCGAAAACTTCTACCCTCGCGACGTGACCGTGGAGTGGGTGGCTGATGACAACCCCGTCACTGATGGCGTGAGCACCAGCCAGTCCCAGTGGCAGAGCAACACCAAGTACATGGCCAGCAGCTACCTGACGCTGACTCCTAGCCAGTGGCGGAGCAAAGAGACCTTTACCTGCAAGGTCACGCATGTGACTGGCACCGTGCAGAAGACCGTGAAGAGAAGCGAGTGCTCCTCCTAA
- the LOC136109088 gene encoding immunoglobulin lambda-1 light chain-like isoform X5, which translates to MAWLPLLLAVLAHGSGSLVQAALTQPASVSTTLGGTVQITCSGSSYNYGWYQQKVPGTGPVTVIYGSTGRPSGIPSRFSGTRSGSTGTLTITGVQAEDEAVYYCGNYESSSNGVFGAGTQLTISDLPKSAPEVSLFPPSTELLEQNKATLVCLIENFYPRDVTVEWVADDNPVTDGVSTSQSQWQSNTKYMASSYLTLTPSQWRSKETFTCKVTHVTGTVQKTVKRSECSS; encoded by the exons ATGGCCTGGCTCCCTCTCCTCCTCGCGGTGCTCGCCCACGGCTCAG gTTCCCTGGTCCAGGCAGCGCTGACTCAGCCGGCCTCGGTGTCCACGACCCTGGGAGGAACCGTCCAGATCACCTGCTCTGGGAGCAGCTACAACTATGGCTGGTATCAACAGAAGGTCCCTGGcactggccctgtcactgtgatcTATGGTAGCACTGGCAGACCCTCGGGCATCCCTTCGCGATTCTCCGGAACCCGATCTGGCTCAACGGGCACGTTAACCATCACTGGGGTCCAAGCCGAGGACGAGGCTGTCTATTACTGTGGGAACTACGAAAGCAGCAGCAAT GGTGTATTCGGCGCAGGGACCCAGCTGACGATTTCAG ATTTGCCCAAGTCGGCCCCTGAAGTCTCCTTGTTCCCACCATccactgagctgctggagcagaacaaagCCACCTTGGTGTGTCTGATCGAAAACTTCTACCCTCGCGACGTGACCGTGGAGTGGGTGGCTGATGACAACCCCGTCACTGATGGCGTGAGCACCAGCCAGTCCCAGTGGCAGAGCAACACCAAGTACATGGCCAGCAGCTACCTGACGCTGACTCCTAGCCAGTGGCGGAGCAAAGAGACCTTTACCTGCAAGGTCACGCATGTGACTGGCACCGTGCAGAAGACCGTGAAGAGAAGCGAGTGCTCCTCCTAA
- the LOC136109088 gene encoding immunoglobulin lambda-1 light chain-like isoform X1, producing MAWLPLLLAVLAHGSGSLVQAALTQPASVSTTLGGTIQIECSGLGSAGWHYAGWYQQKIPGTGPVTVIYGGNRRPSGIPSRFSGTKSGTMATLTITGVQAEDEAVYYCGGWDSNSDSGVFGAGTQLTISDLPKSAPEVSLFPPSTELLEQNKATLVCLIENFYPRDVTVEWVADDNPVTDGVSTSQSQWQSNTKYMASSYLTLTPSQWRSKETFTCKVTHVTGTVQKTVKRSECSS from the exons ATGGCCTGGCTCCCTCTCCTCCTCGCGGTGCTCGCCCACGGCTCAG gTTCCCTGGTCCAGGCAGCGCTGACTCAGCCGGCCTCGGTGTCCACGACCCTGGGAGGAACCATCCAGATCGAATGCTCTGGGCTTGGCAGTGCTGGCTGGCATTatgctggctggtaccagcagaaGATCCCTGGcactggccctgtcactgtgatcTATGGTGGCAACCGGAGACCCTCAGGCATCCCTTCGCGATTCTCTGGCACCAAGTCTGGCACCATGGCCACGTTAACCATCACTGGGGTCCAAGCTGAGGACGAGGCTGTCTATTACTGTGGTGGctgggacagcaacagtgacagt GGTGTATTCGGCGCAGGGACCCAGCTGACGATTTCAG ATTTGCCCAAGTCGGCCCCTGAAGTCTCCTTGTTCCCACCATccactgagctgctggagcagaacaaagCCACCTTGGTGTGTCTGATCGAAAACTTCTACCCTCGCGACGTGACCGTGGAGTGGGTGGCTGATGACAACCCCGTCACTGATGGCGTGAGCACCAGCCAGTCCCAGTGGCAGAGCAACACCAAGTACATGGCCAGCAGCTACCTGACGCTGACTCCTAGCCAGTGGCGGAGCAAAGAGACCTTTACCTGCAAGGTCACGCATGTGACTGGCACCGTGCAGAAGACCGTGAAGAGAAGCGAGTGCTCCTCCTAA
- the LOC136109088 gene encoding immunoglobulin lambda-1 light chain-like isoform X4: MAWLPLLLAVLAHGSGSLVQAALTQPASVSTTLGGTVQITCSGSSYNYGWYQQKVPGTGPVTVIYGSTGRPSGIPSRFSGTRSGSTGTLTITGVQAEDEAVYYCGNYESSSNPVFGAGTQLTISDLPKSAPEVSLFPPSTELLEQNKATLVCLIENFYPRDVTVEWVADDNPVTDGVSTSQSQWQSNTKYMASSYLTLTPSQWRSKETFTCKVTHVTGTVQKTVKRSECSS, translated from the exons ATGGCCTGGCTCCCTCTCCTCCTCGCGGTGCTCGCCCACGGCTCAG gTTCCCTGGTCCAGGCAGCGCTGACTCAGCCGGCCTCGGTGTCCACGACCCTGGGAGGAACCGTCCAGATCACCTGCTCTGGGAGCAGCTACAACTATGGCTGGTATCAACAGAAGGTCCCTGGcactggccctgtcactgtgatcTATGGTAGCACTGGCAGACCCTCGGGCATCCCTTCGCGATTCTCCGGAACCCGATCTGGCTCAACGGGCACGTTAACCATCACTGGGGTCCAAGCCGAGGACGAGGCTGTCTATTACTGTGGGAACTACGAAAGCAGCAGCAATCCTG TATTCGGCGCAGGGACCCAGCTGACGATTTCAG ATTTGCCCAAGTCGGCCCCTGAAGTCTCCTTGTTCCCACCATccactgagctgctggagcagaacaaagCCACCTTGGTGTGTCTGATCGAAAACTTCTACCCTCGCGACGTGACCGTGGAGTGGGTGGCTGATGACAACCCCGTCACTGATGGCGTGAGCACCAGCCAGTCCCAGTGGCAGAGCAACACCAAGTACATGGCCAGCAGCTACCTGACGCTGACTCCTAGCCAGTGGCGGAGCAAAGAGACCTTTACCTGCAAGGTCACGCATGTGACTGGCACCGTGCAGAAGACCGTGAAGAGAAGCGAGTGCTCCTCCTAA
- the LOC136109088 gene encoding immunoglobulin lambda-1 light chain-like isoform X3, translating into MAWLPLLLAVLAHGSGSLVQAALTQPASVSTTLGGTVQITCSGLSSGSNAGWYQQKVSGTGPVTVIYGNTGRPSGIPERFSGTKSGTTATLTITGVQAEDEADYYCGGYDGSTGVFGAGTQLTISDLPKSAPEVSLFPPSTELLEQNKATLVCLIENFYPRDVTVEWVADDNPVTDGVSTSQSQWQSNTKYMASSYLTLTPSQWRSKETFTCKVTHVTGTVQKTVKRSECSS; encoded by the exons ATGGCCTGGCTCCCTCTCCTCCTCGCGGTGCTCGCCCACGGCTCAG gTTCCCTGGTCCAGGCAGCGCTGACTCAGCCGGCCTCGGTGTCCACGACCCTGGGAGGAACCGTCCAGATCACCTGCTCTGGGCTTAGCAGCGGTAGCAatgctggctggtaccagcagaaGGTCTCTGGcactggccctgtcactgtgatcTATGGTAATACTGGCAGACCCTCGGGCATCCCTGAGCGATTCTCCGGAACCAAGTCTGGCACCACGGCCACGTTAACCATCACTGGGGTGCAAGCCGAGGACGAGGCTGACTATTACTGTGGTGGCTACGACGGCAGCACT GGTGTATTCGGCGCAGGGACCCAGCTGACGATTTCAG ATTTGCCCAAGTCGGCCCCTGAAGTCTCCTTGTTCCCACCATccactgagctgctggagcagaacaaagCCACCTTGGTGTGTCTGATCGAAAACTTCTACCCTCGCGACGTGACCGTGGAGTGGGTGGCTGATGACAACCCCGTCACTGATGGCGTGAGCACCAGCCAGTCCCAGTGGCAGAGCAACACCAAGTACATGGCCAGCAGCTACCTGACGCTGACTCCTAGCCAGTGGCGGAGCAAAGAGACCTTTACCTGCAAGGTCACGCATGTGACTGGCACCGTGCAGAAGACCGTGAAGAGAAGCGAGTGCTCCTCCTAA